The Kosakonia sacchari SP1 genome includes a window with the following:
- a CDS encoding sulfite exporter TauE/SafE family protein: protein MTLTLIPPEISPLFAGVMVFCSFLTSALTAAMGLGGGTALLAIMGLGMPVSSLMPVHGMVQLGSNFSRTLIQRVHVVWPLVLWFLLGSAVGIAVGAPVAAVIPDSIARIALGLFILWSVLRKRGEQKPLSRPLFIIGGAVSSLGTMIVGATGPMVAGLISSQGLKRQPLIATHATCMVLQHGLKILAFGLMGFAWASWLPVLAAMIISGALGTWLGTRVLDNVPERLFRILFRITMILLSAQLLWQGVRGWLQ from the coding sequence ATGACACTGACGTTGATTCCGCCGGAGATTTCCCCGTTATTTGCCGGGGTGATGGTATTTTGCAGCTTTCTGACCTCGGCGCTGACGGCCGCCATGGGCCTCGGCGGCGGCACGGCGCTGCTGGCGATCATGGGGCTGGGGATGCCGGTGAGCAGCCTGATGCCGGTACACGGCATGGTGCAGCTTGGCTCCAATTTTAGCCGGACGCTGATTCAACGCGTCCATGTGGTGTGGCCGCTGGTGCTGTGGTTTTTACTGGGTAGCGCAGTCGGTATTGCCGTTGGCGCACCGGTTGCGGCGGTGATCCCGGACAGCATCGCCCGCATCGCACTGGGGTTGTTTATTCTCTGGTCGGTGCTGCGTAAACGCGGGGAACAGAAGCCACTGAGCCGTCCGTTGTTTATTATTGGCGGCGCGGTGAGTAGTCTTGGAACGATGATTGTTGGCGCAACCGGGCCGATGGTCGCCGGGCTTATCAGTTCTCAAGGGCTAAAACGCCAGCCGCTGATTGCCACACATGCGACCTGCATGGTGTTGCAACACGGGTTAAAGATCCTCGCTTTCGGGCTGATGGGCTTTGCCTGGGCCAGTTGGTTACCGGTGCTGGCGGCAATGATTATCAGCGGCGCGCTGGGCACCTGGCTGGGAACGCGGGTGCTGGATAACGTACCGGAGCGGCTGTTCCGCATACTGTTTCGCATTACCATGATCCTGCTCAGCGCACAGTTGCTGTGGCAAGGTGTGCGGGGATGGCTGCAATAA
- a CDS encoding MmgE/PrpD family protein, whose protein sequence is MTIARQLAGNLLAFSRQAFPQAAYAQARTAIIDTLGVTLAGGVQDGARKLRAVIVPSAATGNSRVFGTDLKLNALDAALLNGVSSHLLDFDDSNSWLHGHISVAVLPALLALADELDINGEAVLRAYITGYETAVRMGKAVSPFQYRHGWHPTTTVGVFAGVAACAVALDLNEEQTATALAMTASLASGIKSNFGTETKALAVGQAARSAVMACKLAKEDFSAGANAFEHHQGYFHVYNGQANVDPLPLTENWDATPFILDTVKSNNYKYFPCCYAILSPLDGVLALREETGFQPHEIEHIEVKVHPIRFPHINIPQPENPLAGKFSLHYCVARAFVTGTLTLDDFIDDARFQDPATQTLMRKVTLERHDEEITHSAFVTLTTVDGRQFTLRVAGARGSSPAIPLPDNLIEQKFLDCASRILPAAEAQALYHRLLQDDFR, encoded by the coding sequence ATGACCATTGCCCGACAACTTGCCGGTAATTTACTGGCGTTCTCCCGGCAGGCTTTCCCGCAGGCCGCGTACGCCCAGGCGCGTACCGCGATAATTGATACATTAGGTGTGACACTTGCCGGCGGTGTGCAGGATGGCGCGCGCAAACTGCGTGCGGTGATTGTTCCTTCTGCCGCGACCGGCAACAGCCGCGTATTCGGCACCGACCTGAAGCTGAACGCGCTGGATGCCGCCCTGTTAAATGGCGTCTCTTCGCACCTGCTTGATTTTGATGATTCCAACTCCTGGCTGCACGGCCATATTTCTGTCGCTGTGTTGCCCGCGCTGCTGGCGCTGGCAGATGAGCTGGACATCAATGGCGAAGCGGTGCTGCGCGCTTACATTACCGGCTATGAAACCGCAGTGCGCATGGGTAAAGCAGTAAGCCCGTTCCAATATCGTCATGGCTGGCATCCGACCACCACGGTTGGTGTTTTCGCCGGTGTCGCGGCCTGCGCGGTGGCACTCGATCTTAATGAAGAACAAACCGCCACGGCGCTGGCGATGACCGCTTCACTCGCCAGCGGCATTAAGTCGAATTTCGGTACGGAAACCAAAGCCCTGGCGGTCGGTCAGGCGGCGCGCAGCGCTGTGATGGCCTGCAAACTGGCAAAAGAGGATTTCAGCGCAGGCGCTAATGCGTTCGAGCATCATCAGGGGTATTTCCACGTTTATAACGGCCAGGCGAATGTCGACCCGCTACCGTTAACTGAAAACTGGGATGCAACGCCGTTTATTCTCGATACCGTGAAGAGTAACAATTACAAATACTTCCCATGCTGTTACGCTATTTTGTCGCCGCTGGATGGTGTACTGGCGCTGCGTGAGGAAACCGGGTTTCAGCCGCATGAGATTGAACATATCGAGGTGAAAGTTCACCCGATCCGCTTCCCGCATATCAACATTCCGCAGCCGGAAAATCCGCTGGCGGGTAAATTCAGCCTGCATTATTGCGTGGCGCGTGCGTTTGTCACCGGCACCCTGACGCTGGATGATTTTATCGACGACGCGCGTTTTCAGGATCCGGCGACACAGACGTTAATGCGGAAAGTGACGCTGGAGCGTCATGACGAAGAGATTACACACAGCGCCTTCGTCACGCTGACCACTGTGGACGGGCGGCAGTTTACCCTGCGGGTCGCCGGGGCGCGGGGTTCCAGCCCGGCAATCCCGCTGCCGGATAACTTGATCGAACAGAAATTCCTTGATTGCGCCAGCCGCATTCTGCCAGCGGCAGAGGCTCAGGCGCTGTATCATCGCCTGCTGCAGGATGATTTTCGTTAA
- a CDS encoding MmgE/PrpD family protein — translation MTTKAETALTRGEQLSHFISHANQLVVPPAVRHEAKRALIDFLGVAIGAVNDDAVHAVRQVAKKWNAIGDAQIFLSTTTTPALAALVNATMAHAADYDDTHPAGAGHPGGPCWSTALAMAQAHPVDEEHILLAFITGFEVMAKLGGGWVPGVGRNLQRRGFHPTSVVGRAGAAAVAAAILQLSEEQVRNALGAAATMMGGLQKSSGTHGKPFHAGKAAMDGILAAELAAENFVGAHHFYEADGWVKIFIQDGSAEIPPLDFGESWELLTNGYKLYASCRGTHASIETARKLYPQLQGRTITRISAKVHPMGMVNAGIMDPRTPLESKFSIPHCITLALSGYALTDTDFTQATVDDPHPRALLPLLDVEAVDGQSASSAFIDVWLDDGSVLHAHTDVYRGHAQNPLSDDELRAKFDALTVPVLGAARSAQLYDAALHFERPGSLARITGLLAGDH, via the coding sequence ATGACAACGAAAGCAGAAACTGCATTAACCCGTGGAGAACAGCTAAGCCATTTCATCAGCCATGCTAATCAACTCGTTGTGCCGCCTGCCGTGCGGCACGAAGCAAAACGCGCATTAATTGATTTTCTCGGCGTGGCGATCGGTGCCGTTAATGACGATGCCGTTCACGCGGTTCGCCAGGTGGCGAAAAAATGGAACGCCATTGGTGATGCGCAAATTTTCCTTTCTACTACTACCACTCCTGCACTTGCCGCATTAGTCAACGCCACCATGGCGCACGCGGCTGATTACGACGATACCCATCCTGCTGGCGCGGGTCATCCCGGCGGGCCTTGCTGGTCAACGGCGCTGGCGATGGCGCAGGCGCATCCGGTTGACGAGGAACACATCCTGCTGGCCTTCATCACTGGTTTTGAAGTGATGGCGAAACTGGGCGGCGGTTGGGTGCCGGGCGTTGGACGTAACCTGCAACGTCGTGGTTTTCACCCTACTTCTGTTGTCGGCCGCGCCGGCGCGGCAGCCGTTGCAGCGGCAATTTTGCAGCTTTCCGAAGAACAGGTTCGCAACGCGTTAGGCGCGGCGGCAACCATGATGGGCGGTTTGCAGAAATCTTCCGGCACCCACGGAAAACCGTTTCACGCCGGGAAAGCTGCAATGGACGGTATTCTGGCGGCTGAACTGGCAGCGGAAAATTTTGTCGGTGCCCACCATTTTTATGAAGCTGACGGCTGGGTAAAAATCTTTATCCAGGACGGCAGCGCGGAAATTCCCCCGCTTGATTTCGGCGAGAGCTGGGAATTGCTCACCAACGGCTACAAGCTGTATGCCAGTTGCCGCGGTACGCACGCTTCCATTGAAACCGCACGTAAACTTTATCCACAATTGCAGGGGCGCACTATCACCCGAATTTCGGCAAAAGTGCATCCGATGGGCATGGTGAACGCCGGAATTATGGATCCGCGTACGCCGCTGGAGAGTAAATTCAGCATTCCTCACTGTATCACCCTTGCATTAAGCGGCTACGCGCTGACAGATACCGATTTCACGCAAGCGACGGTTGACGATCCGCACCCACGCGCGCTGCTGCCGCTGCTGGATGTGGAGGCGGTGGACGGGCAGTCCGCCAGTTCTGCTTTTATTGATGTCTGGCTGGATGATGGCAGCGTGTTGCATGCGCATACGGATGTCTATCGCGGCCACGCGCAAAATCCACTGAGCGATGACGAGTTACGCGCCAAATTTGACGCCCTCACCGTTCCCGTCCTCGGCGCGGCGCGAAGCGCACAATTATATGACGCCGCCCTGCACTTTGAGCGCCCGGGTTCACTGGCGCGCATTACCGGATTACTTGCCGGCGACCACTAA
- a CDS encoding GntR family transcriptional regulator, producing the protein MKSTGRDAGLTPFEILISAIEAGELQPGERLQETRLAEQFGLSRTPIREALHRLETLGLAEPGPQRGLIIAHISYERLRQLFDVREGLERLAMALAVNAASDAEIALLQEMVHAEASLTDSKALHDHNRMFHRQIYRATHNPYLNEMLDNLRIHLSLLRSTTYELKERTEESKREHQAIVDALARRDSAAAQEIACEHIRHGYRARLTILSQRER; encoded by the coding sequence GTGAAATCGACGGGTCGCGATGCGGGCTTAACGCCGTTTGAAATTCTTATTTCCGCCATTGAAGCGGGAGAGTTGCAGCCGGGAGAGCGTTTGCAGGAGACGCGGCTGGCAGAGCAGTTTGGCCTGAGCCGAACGCCGATACGTGAAGCGCTTCACCGCCTGGAAACGCTCGGGCTTGCCGAACCGGGGCCGCAACGCGGCCTTATCATCGCCCATATCAGTTACGAGCGTCTGCGTCAGTTGTTCGATGTGCGCGAGGGGCTTGAGCGACTGGCGATGGCGCTGGCAGTCAATGCCGCTTCTGACGCGGAGATCGCACTGCTACAGGAGATGGTTCACGCTGAAGCCTCACTCACCGATAGCAAAGCCCTTCACGACCACAACCGCATGTTCCACCGCCAAATCTATCGCGCCACACATAATCCCTATCTCAATGAAATGCTGGATAATTTACGCATCCATTTGTCGTTATTGCGCAGCACCACCTACGAACTGAAAGAGCGTACCGAAGAGTCGAAACGCGAACACCAGGCCATTGTTGACGCGCTGGCGCGACGTGACAGCGCCGCGGCTCAGGAGATCGCTTGTGAGCATATTCGCCATGGCTATCGCGCACGTTTGACAATTTTAAGCCAACGAGAACGCTAA
- a CDS encoding diguanylate phosphodiesterase yields the protein MLATLIYRSRLNRTLDPSQLAGLVERASLRNAQLHVTGILLFDGDHFLQVLEGPQASVNAVYERIGDDPRHGNVVELLRDFAPRRRFVDRGMVLFDLRVMKPHVVLRAILRFGTLKYKLASNDRVYKFIRTFIASPSTNGGVRNTSPEQWRFAIKTSPFASDAPLFHEQPCQFAFQPIIEPLRGNISSLEALIRGPNGGSPQDYFSTIAPNKLHEADLASKGWALAMARRLGIGNHKVAINLLPMSLVKIPGAVDILLNHITRNQLNPGQIIVEVTEDEVISGYEEFTWAIRQLRAAGIGLAIDDFGSGFAGLSLLAKFQPDKLKIDRTIVTDIHLHGPKQAIVKAIIDCCAELQITVVAEGVEKVEEWCWLEAVGIQRFQGFLFARPVLNGVSAINWPQRILHKI from the coding sequence GTGTTAGCGACTTTGATTTACCGTAGCCGACTGAATCGAACATTAGATCCCTCACAACTGGCAGGCCTTGTCGAGCGAGCAAGCCTGCGCAACGCGCAATTGCATGTAACGGGAATCTTACTGTTCGACGGCGATCATTTTTTACAGGTCCTTGAGGGACCGCAGGCATCGGTTAACGCGGTGTATGAGCGGATCGGCGACGATCCCCGCCACGGTAACGTGGTTGAACTGCTGCGTGATTTCGCGCCGCGCCGCCGCTTTGTTGACCGGGGAATGGTGCTGTTCGACTTGCGGGTGATGAAACCCCATGTCGTGCTACGCGCGATCCTCCGCTTTGGCACGCTGAAATATAAGCTGGCCAGCAATGATCGGGTCTACAAATTTATCCGTACTTTTATCGCCTCGCCCAGCACCAACGGCGGGGTGCGTAACACCTCGCCCGAACAGTGGCGTTTCGCCATAAAAACATCGCCTTTCGCCAGCGATGCCCCGTTATTTCACGAGCAGCCGTGCCAGTTTGCGTTCCAGCCCATTATCGAACCGTTGCGCGGCAATATTTCGTCGCTGGAAGCCCTGATCCGTGGGCCGAACGGCGGCAGCCCGCAGGACTATTTCTCAACGATTGCGCCAAACAAGCTGCACGAAGCCGATCTCGCATCGAAAGGCTGGGCGCTGGCCATGGCGCGTCGCCTCGGCATTGGTAACCACAAAGTCGCTATCAATTTGCTGCCAATGTCGCTGGTCAAAATCCCCGGCGCAGTGGACATACTGCTTAATCACATTACCCGCAATCAGCTTAATCCGGGGCAAATCATCGTCGAAGTGACGGAAGATGAAGTGATTTCGGGTTACGAAGAGTTTACCTGGGCCATTCGCCAGCTGCGCGCCGCCGGTATTGGTCTGGCGATTGACGATTTTGGTTCCGGCTTTGCCGGGCTGTCATTGCTGGCGAAATTCCAGCCAGACAAGCTAAAAATTGACCGCACCATTGTCACCGATATTCATCTGCATGGCCCGAAACAAGCGATTGTGAAAGCCATTATCGATTGTTGCGCCGAGCTGCAAATTACCGTCGTCGCCGAAGGGGTGGAAAAAGTGGAAGAGTGGTGCTGGCTGGAGGCCGTTGGCATTCAGCGTTTCCAGGGGTTCTTGTTCGCCCGCCCGGTGCTTAACGGTGTCTCGGCAATTAACTGGCCACAGCGCATCCTTCACAAAATCTAA